Proteins from a single region of Primulina tabacum isolate GXHZ01 chromosome 5, ASM2559414v2, whole genome shotgun sequence:
- the LOC142546204 gene encoding uncharacterized protein LOC142546204: MGNTSSMLTQYDIEEVQEHCNHAFSQQEIVSLYQRFCQLDRNGGGFISAEEIMTVPEFAVNPLSQRLLRMLDGLNFKEFVAFLSAFSSRTSLQQKVEFIFKVYDSDGNGKVTFNEMLDILRDLTGQFISEQQREKVLTHVLEEAGYTKDSLLVQADFVKILGNSDLRMEVEVPVD, from the exons ATGGGCAACACCTCTTCCATGCTCACCCAATACGATATTGAAGAAGTCCAAGAACACTGCAATCATGCCT TTTCACAGCAGGAGATAGTGTCATTGTATCAGAGGTTCTGCCAATTGGATCGGAATGGGGGAGGCTTCATCTCTGCCGAGGAGATCATGACAGTACCTGAATTCGCTGTTAATCCTCTCTCTCAG AGATTATTGAGGATGTTGGATGGACTTAATTTCAAAGAGTTTGTAGCATTCCTATCTGCTTTCAGTTCTCGAACAAGCTTGCAGCAAAAAGTTGAAT TTATTTTTAAGGTTTATGACTCTGATGGAAATGGAAAGGTTACTTTCAACGAAATGCTGGACATATTGCGGGATTTGACTGGTCAATTTATATCTGAACAACAGAGAGAG AAAGTTCTTACCCATGTTCTCGAGGAAGCAGGCTACACAAAGGATTCCTTGTTAGTTCAAGCTGATTTCGTGAAG ATTCTTGGCAATTCTGACTTGAGGATGGAAGTTGAAGTTCCGGTAGATTAA